The genomic window GACTGGATACCGGGCTTGCCGACCGAACCGGCTGCGACACCGATGTCGATCTTCTCGAAGTACGCGTCCGCGTCGAGCTGGGCCACGTCGAGGTAGAGGTTCGTCGCCTCGACGGGCTTCTTCGGGTCGGTGCCCGCGTTCAGCTCGAGGCTGACGCTGCCGAGACCGAAGGGCAGGCCAGGCGTGACCACCGACTGGCACATGTTGGTTATCGTGGCGCTGCTGAAGCCGGAGACGGCGACCGGGTGTGCAGCGTCGTTGCCCTTGAGGTCCTTGCCGACAGCGACGCTGCCGTACTGGACGAAGTCCTTACCGACGAGCTTGTCGGTGCTGACCTTGAAGCTCTGGCCGGAGACGCTGAACGACGCGGCGAGCGCACCCTGCGCCAGACCGACGCCGACAGCGGCGGTCGCGACGACGCTCGGGACCATGACCAGAGCGAAACGCTTCCATCTGGTACCACCGCGAACCTGCGAACTCATAAAATTTCCTCCTTCTCGGACGTACATCTCCGGTACGGGCATCGTGCCCGCCCTGGGATGGGAGAAGTGCTACGTCCTCGGGAAGGAGAGCGCCCGGACCGGAGGCGCGTACCGCATCCGAATCACCGGCGATCACCCCCGAGCGACAACCACTGGCCACGCGTCTGCGCGGCCGGTTCGGACAGGCCCTGCCCAGGGGCAGGAACCCCCCTGTCCGCGATCGGCGCCACTGCCGCCGACCACCCGGTGGGGACCCAACGGATCCGCCTGCCCGACTGGACGTCGGGCCGGCGGGTATTGGACCGAGCGTGGCCGATCGTGGTGCATTCGCGGCCATGACACAAGGGGGGTCGTTACTCGCTAGTAACGGCCCGATAACCAGGGAACGACAGGGCGATACCGCCCGGCCACACACGGTGGCACCGAAGGGGCGCACGAATGGGGGGAATTCCACCCTCAACCGGACAGACTCCGGGAGGCGATTTACTGCCAGTAACACTGAGTACTTTTATCAAGTTTTGGTAAAGCAGGGGCATTCGTTGTCGTTCGCCCGCGAAAACGGCCGTGGTGCCCGGAGGGCGCCACGGCCGTGTTGTCACATCAGAACAAGACCCGTGCCAGGGCGGTCCGGGCCGCGACGACACGCGGGTCGTCGGGGCCGATCACCTCGAAGAGCTCCAGGAGCCGCACCCGTACCGCGTCGCGGTCGTCACCGAAATTACGGCGGACCGTCTCGACGAGCCGCCCGAAGGCGTCCTCGACGTGACCGCCGACGAGGTCGAGATCGGCGGCGTCCATCTGCGAGGCCGGATCGGCCGGGTTCTCGGCGGCCGCCTTGCGGACCTGCTGCGGGTCCATGCCCGCCACCCGGCCCAGCAGATCGGCCTGGGCCAGCCCCAGCTTCGCCTCGGTGTTCAGCGGATCGTCGGCCAGGACACTCCGGTACGCCTGGACCGCGCCGTCGAAGTCGTTGGCGTCCAGCGCCTGCGCGGCGCTCTCCAGCAGCGCGTCGTACGGCCCCGCGGGCACCTCGGCGGGGACGGCCTCCGCGTCACCGGCCCCGGCCTCCGCGTCGACGACGATCCCGGTGAGGCCGAACCGCTCCTCGCCGACCTGGATCAGCTGGTCGAGCGTCTGACGGATCTGGCTCTCCGGCGCCGCACCCTGGAAGAGCGGGAGGGCCTGTCCGGCCACCACGGCGAAGACCGCCGGGATGCCCTGGATGCCGAACTGCTGCATCAGCATCTGGTTGGCGTCGACGTCGACCTTGGCCAGCAGGAAGCGGCCGTTGTACTCGACGGCGAGCCGCTCCAGGAGCGGGCCGAGCTGCTTGCAGGGTTCGCACCACTCGGCCCAGAAGTCGATGACGACCGGGACTTCGGTGGAGCGCTGGAGGACCTCGGTCTCGAAGCCCGCCTCATCGACGTCGATCACCAGGGAGGCGGGGGACACGGCGCCGGTCCCACCCTGCCGGGCGGACTCCGCGCGGGCGTGCTCCGCCTTCGCCTTGGCCTCGCCGGCCGCCTTCACAGCGGCGAGGTCGACGACGCCGCTCATGGACATGTTCCTAGGCTGCATACGTACATCCTCCCCCCTGTGCGCGCTGCCGCGAAAAGCGATCGGCGAGCCGCCCCCGCCCACAGCCGTGCCGGCGTGCGCGGCGCGTGGTCGGAAGCGGCCCCGAGGCCCTGAAACCCCGTGGTCGGCACCGGGTCCCCACCCGGCGCCTGTGGCTGTCGTTCGGTCGTCGCGTGACGACGGCGGACCGTCGCTTCTTACGCTACGACCCGTAGCGTAACTGCCCGGCCCCCCTCCGGGGCAAGAGCGCGCGGTGATCTGTCTCACGGGCTCCGGGGCCGGTCAGCGGTACTTACCGGCCGGTATGGTCGCCGCATGCTGAGCCGCAGCCCGACCGAACCCGCCCGATCCGGACGTCCCCGCAGCGCCGAGGCCGACGCCGCGATCCTGGAGGCGACCCGCGCGTCGCTGGTCGACCTCGGCTGGTCGAAGCTGACCATGGGCGACGTGGCGTCGCGGGCAGGGGTCGCCAAGACGACCCTCTACCGCCGCTGGGCGGGCAAGAACGAACTGGTCGTGGACGCGGTCGCCGTGCTCTTCGACGAACTGGAGCTGCCCGATCTGGGCAGCCTGTCGGCCGATGTGGAGGCAGTGGTGCTGCAGTTCGCCGCCCTGCTGGAGCGGCCCGAGACCAGGACGGCGCTGATGGCGGTCGTCGCGGAGTCCACCCGCGACGAGGCCCTGCGGGACCGTATACGGAACTCGATCGTCGCCCGGCAGAAGCGGCTGGTCCTGCAGGGGCGTGAGCGGGCGGAGGAGCGCGGGGAACTGCCCCTGGAGCCCGACCCGGAGGTGGCGGCCCGCACCGCCGACCTGATCTTCGACGTCATCGCGGGCGCGGTGGTGCACCGCGCCCTGGTGAGCGCCGAGCCCGTCGATGCCGACTGGGCCCGGCGCTTCACCCTGCTGCTGCTCTCGGGACTGGGAGCGGCGGCCTCGCGGGAGGGCTGACGCGAGGTCAGAAGCCGGGCGGCTCCGTGTAGACCCCCCACTCGTCACGCAGCACGCCGCAGATCTCGCCCAGCGTCGCCTCCGCCCGTACGGCCTCCAGCATCGGCGCGATCATGTTCGAACCGTCCCGCGCGGAGGCCAGCATCGCGTCCAGCGCCTCGCGGACCCGGGTGTCGTCACGGCCCTCCTTGCGCGTGGCCAGCCCTGCC from Streptomyces sp. NBC_01341 includes these protein-coding regions:
- a CDS encoding DUF6230 family protein produces the protein MSSQVRGGTRWKRFALVMVPSVVATAAVGVGLAQGALAASFSVSGQSFKVSTDKLVGKDFVQYGSVAVGKDLKGNDAAHPVAVSGFSSATITNMCQSVVTPGLPFGLGSVSLELNAGTDPKKPVEATNLYLDVAQLDADAYFEKIDIGVAAGSVGKPGIQSGTEKAVNPNGFAQRAETATLSNVEQTAWATTAGTFKLSNLSLKLHKGVKECF
- a CDS encoding tetratricopeptide repeat protein gives rise to the protein MQPRNMSMSGVVDLAAVKAAGEAKAKAEHARAESARQGGTGAVSPASLVIDVDEAGFETEVLQRSTEVPVVIDFWAEWCEPCKQLGPLLERLAVEYNGRFLLAKVDVDANQMLMQQFGIQGIPAVFAVVAGQALPLFQGAAPESQIRQTLDQLIQVGEERFGLTGIVVDAEAGAGDAEAVPAEVPAGPYDALLESAAQALDANDFDGAVQAYRSVLADDPLNTEAKLGLAQADLLGRVAGMDPQQVRKAAAENPADPASQMDAADLDLVGGHVEDAFGRLVETVRRNFGDDRDAVRVRLLELFEVIGPDDPRVVAARTALARVLF
- a CDS encoding TetR/AcrR family transcriptional regulator; translated protein: MLSRSPTEPARSGRPRSAEADAAILEATRASLVDLGWSKLTMGDVASRAGVAKTTLYRRWAGKNELVVDAVAVLFDELELPDLGSLSADVEAVVLQFAALLERPETRTALMAVVAESTRDEALRDRIRNSIVARQKRLVLQGRERAEERGELPLEPDPEVAARTADLIFDVIAGAVVHRALVSAEPVDADWARRFTLLLLSGLGAAASREG